The following proteins are co-located in the Panthera uncia isolate 11264 chromosome F1, Puncia_PCG_1.0, whole genome shotgun sequence genome:
- the GPR25 gene encoding probable G-protein coupled receptor 25 — protein sequence MHPTEPRSPSPGTASWDYSGSGALEELEPCLAPDLPYGYAYIPALYLAAFVVGLLGNAFVVWLLAARPGPRRLVDTFVLHLAAADLGFVLTLPLWAAAAASGGRWPFGEGLCKLSGFALAGTRCAGALLLAGLSVDRYLAVVKLLDARPLRTPRCALAVCCGVWAVALLAGLPSLAYRGLQPLPGGGGSQCGEEPSDAFQGLSLLVLLLTCVLPLGVTLVCYCRISCRLRRPPHLGRARRNSLRIIFAVESAFVGSWLPFGALRAVFHLARLGAVPLPCGLLLALRWGLSIATCLAFVNSCANPLIYLLLDRSFRARAWRGVCLRADRQARRGSSVSSLCRDDSSVFRSPAGSWERARTANAGSAVP from the coding sequence ATGCACCCCACCgagcccaggagccccagccccgGGACGGCGTCCTGGGACTACTCGGGGTCCGGCGCCCTGGAGGAGCTGGAGCCTTGCCTGGCCCCGGACCTGCCCTACGGCTACGCCTACATCCCCGCGCTCTACCTGGCGGCCTTCGTGGTGGGCCTGCTGGGCAACGCCTTCGTGGTGTGGCTGCTCGCCGCGCGGCCTGGCCCGCGGCGCCTCGTGGACACCTTCGTGCTGCACCTGGCCGCCGCCGACCTGGGCTTCGTGCTCACGCTGCCGCTgtgggcggcggcggcggcgagcggCGGCCGCTGGCCCTTCGGCGAGGGCCTCTGCAAGCTCAGCGGCTTCGCGCTGGCCGGCACGCGCTGCGCAGGCGCGCTGCTGCTGGCGGGCCTGAGCGTGGACCGCTACCTGGCGGTGGTGAAGCTGCTCGACGCGCGGCCCCTGCGCACCCCGCGCTGCGCGCTGGCCGTCTGCTGCGGCGTGTGGGCCGTGGCGCTCCTGGCCGGCCTGCCCTCCCTGGCCTACCGGGGGCTGCAGCCCCTCCCCGGCGGCGGGGGCAGCCAGTGCGGGGAGGAGCCCTCCGACGCCTTCCAGGGCCTGAGCCTGTTGGTGCTGCTGCTCACCTGCGTGCTGCCCCTGGGCGTCACCCTGGTCTGCTACTGCCGCATCTCCTGCCGCCTGCGCCGGCCGCCGCACCTGGGCCGGGCCCGGAGGAACTCGCTGCGCATCATCTTCGCCGTCGAGAGCGCGTTCGTGGGCTCCTGGCTGCCCTTCGGCGCCCTGCGGGCCGTCTTCCACCTGGCGCGCCTGGGGGCGGTGCCGCTGCCCTGCGGCCTGCTGCTGGCGCTGCGCTGGGGCCTCAGCATCGCCACCTGCCTGGCCTTCGTCAACAGCTGCGCCAACCCGCTCATCTACCTGCTGCTGGACCGTTCGTTCCGCGCCCGGGCCTGGCGCGGAGTCTGCTTGCGCGCCGACCGCCAGGCGCGCAGGGGCAGCTCGGTGTCCTCGCTCTGCAGGGACGACAGCTCAGTGTTCCGGAGTCCGGCCGGCAGCTGGGAGCGAGCCCGGACGGCGAACGCTGGCTCGGCAGTGCCGTAG